One window from the genome of Salvia miltiorrhiza cultivar Shanhuang (shh) chromosome 7, IMPLAD_Smil_shh, whole genome shotgun sequence encodes:
- the LOC130995695 gene encoding LEAF RUST 10 DISEASE-RESISTANCE LOCUS RECEPTOR-LIKE PROTEIN KINASE-like 1.5 has protein sequence MPSPPSAAAAAAFLFLLPLLATLASSLTCSAETKTLCPPLTSAPAFPFSVSPGCGHPWFQIRCSPSASASISINNLTFSLLHYEPNSTSLTVSLTTPPQPHRNCTSSLNRPISFSGSPFRVSDSSCSRLSVLKPCPPPILPNCSRCSFECKLIKNPLHLIQECAARHRDDFQPECQGDVLGVIDNILRIGFEVEWDEDQDPYFSSCKSCRANNGFCGFNSSDSTKPFLCFSPKPIIRQQSPNKIAILAIISLFVCLLIALSIAFVAIRSKRKTLLDAEEDPTIIFLRRHRSASLLPPVFTYEELDASTNHFDPKRKIGDGGFGSVFLGQLYDGRLVAVKHLHKHNSGGEKGFSNKSFCNEILILSSINHPNLVKLHGYCSDPRGLLLVYDYVPNGTLADHLHGKQSLYRKGALTWSTRVDIALQTAMAVEYLHFSVVPPVVHRDITSANIFADKDMKVKVGDFGLSRLLVCSDATTALGNASEGVCTGPQGTPGYLDPDYYRSFRLNEKSDIYSFGVVLLELITGMRAVDQSREMREMTLADMVVPRIQMGLLHQVVDPVLVVDKEAMEGAAAMAELAFRCVAADKDDRPDAREVAMELRRIKGRGKTGSGLLRSSNSSNVVVPDDRVVVGVGGLMI, from the coding sequence ATGCCATCACctccctccgccgccgccgccgccgcattCCTCTTTCTCCTCCCACTCTTGGCCACATTAGCATCCTCCCTCACCTGCTCGGCGGAGACCAAAACTCTCTGCCCGCCTTTGACCTCGGCGCCGGCGTTCCCCTTCTCGGTGTCCCCCGGCTGCGGCCACCCCTGGTTCCAAATCCGGTGCTcgccctccgcctccgcctccatcTCCATCAACAacctcactttctctctcctccactACGAACCCAACTCCACATCCCTGACCGTGTCGCTCACCACACCCCCACAACCCCACCGCAACTGCACCTCCTCCCTCAACAGACCCATTTCCTTTTCCGGGTCGCCGTTCCGGGTCTCGGATTCCTCCTGCTCCCGCCTCTCGGTTCTCAAACCCTGCCCGCCCCCAATTCTCCCCAATTGCAGCCGCTGCTCCTTCGAATGCAAGCTCATCAAGAACCCGCTCCACCTCATCCAAGAATGCGCCGCCCGCCACCGCGACGATTTCCAGCCGGAGTGCCAAGGCGACGTCCTCGGAGTCATCGACAACATTCTCAGAATAGGCTTTGAAGTGGAGTGGGATGAAGATCAAGACCCCTATTTCTCCAGCTGCAAATCTTGCAGAGCTAATAATGGATTTTGCGGCTTCAATTCCTCGGATTCCACCAAACCATTCCTTTGTTTCTCGCCCAAACCAATCATCCGACAACAAAGCCCTAACAAAATCGCGATTCTGGCCATTATTTCTCTGTTTGTATGCTTACTGATTGCGCTCTCCATCGCCTTCGTTGCGATTAGGTCAAAGCGAAAAACTTTGCTTGACGCGGAGGAAGATCCCACCATCATTTTCCTCCGCCGCCACCGCTCCGCCAGTCTACTGCCGCCGGTGTTCACCTACGAGGAGCTCGATGCATCCACCAATCATTTCGACCCCAAACGCAAAATCGGCGATGGCGGATTCGGTTCGGTGTTTCTAGGGCAGCTTTACGATGGCAGATTAGTAGCCGTCAAACATCTCCACAAACACAACTCCGGCGGAGAAAAGGGCTTTTCAAACAAGTCATTTTGCAACGAAATATTGATATTATCATCAATCAATCACCCGAATTTAGTGAAGCTCCATGGATATTGCAGTGATCCGAGAGGTTTGCTCTTGGTGTACGATTACGTGCCTAACGGCACTCTCGCCGATCACCTCCACGGCAAGCAGAGTTTGTACAGAAAAGGGGCCTTAACGTGGAGCACCAGAGTTGATATCGCGCTGCAAACAGCCATGGCCGTCGAGTACCTGCACTTCTCCGTCGTGCCGCCGGTTGTCCACAGAGACATCACATCCGCCAACATTTTCGCAGACAAAGATATGAAGGTGAAGGTAGGTGATTTCGGGCTGTCGAGGCTTCTTGTGTGCTCCGACGCCACAACAGCGTTGGGCAACGCCTCCGAAGGAGTCTGCACAGGGCCGCAGGGCACACCGGGGTACTTGGACCCCGACTACTACAGGTCATTCCGGTTGAACGAGAAGAGCGACATCTACAGCTTCGGAGTGGTGTTGCTCGAGCTGATCACCGGAATGAGAGCCGTCGATCAGAGCAGGGAGATGAGGGAGATGACGCTGGCCGATATGGTGGTGCCCAGGATTCAGATGGGGTTGCTGCACCAGGTGGTGGACCCTGTTTTGGTGGTGGATAAGGAGGCCATGGAAGGAGCCGCTGCCATGGCGGAGCTCGCCTTCCGCTGCGTTGCGGCTGACAAAGATGATCGGCCGGATGCGCGGGAGGTGGCGATGGAGCTGCGCAGGATTAAGGGCCGCGGGAAGACTGGTAGCGGCTTGTTGAGGAGTTCCAATTCAAGCAATGTGGTTGTTCCTGATGATCGGGTTGTGGTTGGAGTTGGAGGCCTAATGATTTGA